From the genome of Candidatus Eremiobacteraceae bacterium, one region includes:
- the dxr gene encoding 1-deoxy-D-xylulose-5-phosphate reductoisomerase: MRRVAILGSTGSIGRQALEVIAANRDRFSVCGLAAGTKTELLAEQIDAFAPAVASCATEAGLSELAERIAPRTPGSPVVRLEHGERGLIAVAVESGADIVLAATDGLVACRAVFAAAERGIAIALANKEIAVAAGEPLFAVARASDARIMPVDSEHCAVFQCLLGEKPSDVRTVVLTASGGPFVDFTLHELDSVTPVQALVHPTWTMGAKNTLDSATLMNKGLEVIEACRLFGLAPSQIDVVVHRQSIAHAFVVFADGNVKAQIASPDMRMPIGYALAYPDRLDQPVALEATRRALGLQSQQSTLTFEPVDHARFPSLKLAYRAVGSGGTYPAVLSAANEEAGRAFLQGKIRFVEIGEIVAAALDAHDARPARLPEIEEADRWARSFTRDVVTGSRRA, encoded by the coding sequence GTGCGCCGCGTCGCGATCCTCGGCTCGACCGGGTCTATCGGCCGCCAAGCGCTCGAGGTCATCGCTGCGAACCGCGATCGGTTTTCCGTTTGCGGTCTCGCCGCGGGAACGAAGACGGAACTGCTCGCCGAGCAGATCGATGCGTTCGCGCCGGCGGTCGCGTCGTGCGCCACTGAGGCTGGTCTCTCGGAGCTCGCAGAACGGATCGCGCCGCGCACACCCGGTTCGCCCGTAGTCCGGCTGGAGCACGGCGAACGCGGGCTCATCGCCGTCGCAGTCGAGTCCGGCGCGGACATCGTGTTGGCCGCCACCGACGGGCTCGTCGCTTGCCGCGCCGTCTTCGCGGCCGCAGAGCGCGGCATCGCCATCGCGCTCGCGAACAAAGAGATCGCCGTCGCGGCGGGCGAGCCGCTGTTCGCTGTTGCTCGCGCATCGGACGCACGCATCATGCCGGTCGATTCCGAGCATTGCGCCGTGTTCCAGTGCCTGCTCGGCGAGAAGCCTTCCGACGTTCGGACGGTCGTCCTGACCGCGAGCGGTGGTCCGTTCGTCGATTTCACGCTTCACGAGCTCGATTCGGTGACGCCGGTGCAAGCGCTCGTCCACCCGACGTGGACGATGGGAGCGAAGAACACGCTCGACTCCGCCACTCTTATGAACAAGGGTCTCGAGGTGATCGAAGCGTGCCGCTTGTTCGGGCTCGCGCCGTCGCAGATCGACGTCGTGGTCCACCGCCAGAGCATCGCGCACGCGTTCGTCGTCTTCGCCGACGGCAACGTCAAAGCGCAGATCGCATCGCCCGACATGCGCATGCCGATCGGGTACGCGCTCGCATATCCGGATCGCCTCGACCAGCCCGTCGCGCTCGAAGCGACGCGCAGAGCCCTTGGCCTGCAATCGCAGCAAAGCACGCTGACATTCGAGCCCGTCGACCACGCGCGTTTTCCGAGCCTCAAGCTCGCATATCGCGCCGTCGGATCCGGTGGAACGTATCCCGCGGTGCTCTCGGCCGCGAACGAAGAGGCAGGACGGGCATTCCTACAAGGGAAAATCCGATTCGTCGAAATCGGCGAGATCGTCGCCGCAGCGCTCGACGCCCACGACGCCCGGCCGGCGCGATTGCCTGAGATAGAAGAAGCCGATCGCTGGGCGCGGTCTTTCACCCGGGACGTGGTCACAGGTTCGCGCCGCGCTTAG
- a CDS encoding polysaccharide deacetylase family protein translates to MIAAAVAAVFMYHHVSTRPGGGAFGTALTVTPQELDDQLRLLRDHDCSVVGVEKLVADVGSSRARACEVSLTFDDGYDDAATQAAPMLRRYGDVGTFFVTTGLLGTPGHLSASGVRALARSGMDVEAHTITHPDLTLLAPAAVEREVRGSRAVLESITGAHVGAFAYPSGRFNISVERAVAAAGYDVAFATAAGDITPAGLARDKFALPRFRVLRGRGDALIRRVLGAAGSGGSAAPALDTAELRDIAKDRIAGNAPDVAERVAVALLSVGYPEQILKVRTYKTEPAVVAGIMLSGVKFHAPVDRQTFAADAADMIYRAFAADPSVSEVDVWAVVPIAVSPYADVSGDLAVPTNRTVFSAAVLRRDFTRDEGSLGTTYWEAGWLDQAAR, encoded by the coding sequence GTGATCGCGGCAGCGGTCGCCGCCGTCTTCATGTACCACCACGTTTCGACGCGTCCCGGCGGCGGAGCGTTCGGTACCGCGCTGACGGTGACGCCGCAAGAGCTCGACGACCAGTTGCGGCTCCTGCGAGACCACGACTGCTCGGTCGTCGGCGTCGAGAAGCTCGTCGCCGACGTCGGTTCGAGCAGAGCGCGCGCGTGCGAGGTCTCGCTCACATTCGATGACGGCTACGACGACGCGGCGACCCAAGCCGCCCCGATGCTGCGGCGTTACGGCGACGTCGGCACGTTCTTCGTCACGACCGGACTGCTCGGCACTCCCGGTCATCTCAGCGCTTCCGGAGTTCGTGCTCTCGCGCGATCCGGGATGGACGTCGAAGCGCACACGATCACGCATCCCGACCTGACGTTGCTCGCGCCCGCTGCGGTCGAGCGCGAGGTGCGCGGCTCGCGAGCAGTGCTCGAGTCGATCACGGGCGCACACGTCGGCGCGTTCGCGTATCCGTCGGGGCGTTTCAACATCTCGGTCGAGCGAGCCGTCGCCGCTGCGGGCTACGATGTGGCGTTCGCGACCGCTGCGGGCGACATCACGCCGGCCGGTTTAGCTCGGGACAAGTTCGCACTCCCGCGGTTTCGCGTACTGCGCGGACGGGGCGATGCGCTCATCCGGCGCGTCCTCGGCGCGGCGGGAAGCGGCGGGAGCGCAGCGCCTGCGTTGGATACGGCGGAGTTGCGCGACATCGCGAAGGACAGGATTGCGGGGAACGCGCCGGACGTCGCCGAACGCGTCGCCGTCGCACTGCTGAGCGTTGGCTACCCCGAACAGATCCTCAAGGTGCGGACGTACAAGACGGAGCCGGCGGTCGTCGCCGGCATCATGCTATCGGGCGTGAAGTTCCACGCGCCGGTCGACAGGCAGACGTTCGCAGCCGATGCGGCGGACATGATATATCGAGCGTTCGCCGCCGATCCGAGCGTGTCCGAGGTCGACGTGTGGGCGGTCGTTCCGATAGCTGTGTCGCCGTACGCTGACGTCTCAGGAGACCTTGCCGTGCCGACGAACCGGACGGTGTTCTCCGCCGCGGTGCTGCGAAGGGACTTCACTCGAGACGAAGGCTCGCTCGGCACGACGTATTGGGAGGCGGGTTGGCTCGATCAAGCGGCGAGATGA
- a CDS encoding M50 family metallopeptidase: MILAALTTSSIESVLAATLSGVEKVALYLLILGVLILFHELGHMVVAKRAGVTVSEFAMGFGPRLFAIERGGTLYTVNLLPLGGFCRMVGEDSADDGSPDPGNFQHKPLYARFGIILAGPFFNFLLAALLFTIVGVAIGQPVPTDVIGQVRPDTPAAAAHLQPGDEIRTLDGRAFRSGTEIMDYIHARPNRLMDVAIERDGKVFHLKIKTTYGPVGDGTKQGLLGYLPTTTALRMPFFEGVVWGVSMVPLTIATQWYGIVQMIATHDTSGLHGPVGIAQVVSQVAQYGIGSLVELAAMLSVILGMFNLLPIPALDGGRLAFMVVELVRGRRVDPEKEGLVHLTGFALLMVFIAFVTYHDIANWISGKGAI; this comes from the coding sequence TTGATCTTAGCAGCCCTGACGACGAGCAGCATCGAGTCCGTCCTCGCCGCGACCTTGAGCGGCGTCGAGAAGGTAGCGCTCTACCTGCTCATCCTCGGCGTGCTCATCTTGTTCCACGAGCTCGGCCACATGGTCGTCGCGAAGCGCGCGGGCGTCACCGTCAGCGAATTCGCGATGGGTTTCGGACCGCGACTGTTCGCGATCGAGCGCGGCGGAACGCTCTACACGGTGAATCTGCTTCCGCTCGGCGGCTTCTGCCGGATGGTCGGCGAGGATAGCGCCGACGACGGCAGCCCCGATCCGGGCAATTTCCAGCACAAGCCGCTCTACGCGCGCTTCGGCATCATCCTCGCCGGGCCGTTCTTCAACTTCTTGCTCGCCGCGCTGCTCTTCACCATCGTCGGCGTCGCGATCGGACAACCGGTGCCGACGGACGTCATCGGGCAAGTCCGTCCGGATACACCGGCGGCCGCGGCACATCTCCAGCCCGGCGATGAGATCCGGACGCTCGACGGCCGTGCGTTTCGGTCGGGCACGGAGATCATGGACTACATCCATGCTCGCCCGAACCGGCTTATGGACGTCGCGATCGAACGCGACGGCAAGGTCTTCCATCTGAAGATCAAGACGACGTACGGACCCGTCGGCGACGGAACGAAGCAAGGATTGCTTGGCTACTTGCCGACGACGACCGCACTGCGGATGCCGTTTTTCGAAGGAGTCGTGTGGGGCGTGAGCATGGTTCCGCTGACGATTGCGACGCAATGGTACGGCATCGTCCAGATGATCGCGACCCACGACACGTCCGGCCTTCACGGGCCGGTTGGCATCGCACAAGTCGTCTCCCAGGTCGCCCAGTACGGCATCGGCTCGCTCGTCGAGCTCGCGGCGATGCTCTCGGTGATCCTCGGCATGTTCAATCTGTTGCCGATACCGGCGCTCGACGGCGGACGGCTCGCGTTCATGGTCGTCGAACTCGTCCGCGGGCGGCGCGTCGATCCGGAGAAGGAGGGGCTCGTCCACCTCACCGGGTTCGCACTGCTCATGGTGTTCATCGCGTTCGTGACGTATCATGACATCGCGAACTGGATAAGCGGAAAGGGCGCGATCTAG
- the proS gene encoding proline--tRNA ligase: MAEEKKAVKNIPPKGDDLSEWYTQVCLKAQLVDYSPVRGCIVLRPYGFAIWDRIRDEFDKRFKATGHSNAYFPLFIPESLLARESDHVEGFAPEVAWVTQGGGETLTERLAIRPTSEVVIGMMYARWIQSHRDLPVLINQWCNVVRWEKATRPFLRTLEFLWQEGHTAHATHAEAAEEVQRMLEVYREVAEDVLGLPVIKGRKSANERFAGALATYAIEAMMPDGKALQAGTSHDLGQNFAKAYDISFTDVDEQRKHAWTTSWGVSWRILGGLIMAHGDDRGLVLPPSIAPHEIVIVPIIRKGDETVLPAAHACFDVLRGEFRTHLDDRLEQTAPWKFNEWEMRGVPVRVEIGPRDVAEGKVTIARRDTLEKTSVPTADATAHIGRMLADIQRTLHERALADRERRTTTATSREEFVDALKRQTGFVLAAWCERSECELEIKAETSAVSRVIVADASPGEVCAYCGSPAKVKAYFARSY, encoded by the coding sequence ATGGCAGAAGAGAAGAAAGCCGTCAAGAACATCCCGCCCAAAGGCGACGACCTGTCCGAGTGGTACACGCAGGTCTGTCTAAAGGCGCAGCTCGTCGACTACTCGCCGGTGCGCGGGTGCATCGTGCTGCGCCCGTACGGCTTCGCCATCTGGGATCGCATCCGCGACGAGTTCGACAAGCGCTTCAAGGCGACCGGCCACTCGAATGCCTACTTCCCGCTCTTCATCCCCGAGTCGCTGCTCGCGCGCGAGTCGGATCACGTCGAAGGCTTCGCGCCCGAAGTCGCGTGGGTCACGCAAGGCGGCGGCGAAACGCTGACCGAGCGGCTGGCCATTCGGCCGACTTCGGAAGTGGTCATCGGCATGATGTATGCGCGCTGGATCCAGTCGCATCGCGATCTCCCCGTGCTCATCAACCAGTGGTGCAACGTCGTCCGATGGGAAAAGGCGACGCGGCCGTTCCTGCGGACGCTCGAATTCCTCTGGCAGGAAGGCCACACCGCGCATGCGACGCACGCGGAAGCGGCGGAGGAAGTGCAGCGCATGCTCGAGGTGTATCGCGAGGTCGCCGAAGACGTGCTCGGACTTCCCGTCATCAAAGGCCGGAAGAGCGCCAACGAGCGGTTCGCCGGCGCGCTCGCGACGTATGCGATCGAAGCGATGATGCCCGACGGCAAAGCGCTCCAAGCCGGCACGTCGCACGACCTCGGCCAGAACTTCGCGAAGGCGTACGACATCTCGTTCACCGACGTCGACGAGCAGCGCAAGCACGCATGGACGACGTCGTGGGGCGTGTCGTGGCGGATCCTCGGCGGGCTCATCATGGCGCACGGCGACGATCGGGGACTCGTGCTGCCGCCGTCGATCGCTCCGCACGAGATCGTCATCGTGCCGATCATCCGCAAAGGCGATGAGACCGTGCTCCCGGCGGCGCACGCTTGCTTCGACGTCCTGCGCGGCGAGTTCCGCACCCATCTCGATGATCGCCTCGAGCAGACAGCGCCCTGGAAGTTCAACGAGTGGGAGATGCGCGGCGTCCCCGTTCGCGTCGAGATCGGACCGCGTGACGTCGCCGAGGGTAAGGTGACCATCGCCAGGCGTGACACGCTCGAGAAGACATCGGTGCCGACAGCTGACGCAACGGCGCACATCGGGCGCATGCTCGCCGACATCCAGCGCACCCTGCACGAACGCGCGCTCGCGGACCGCGAGCGCCGGACGACGACCGCGACGAGTCGCGAAGAATTCGTCGACGCGCTCAAACGCCAGACAGGGTTCGTGCTGGCGGCGTGGTGCGAACGCAGCGAGTGCGAGCTTGAGATCAAGGCGGAGACGAGCGCGGTATCGCGCGTCATCGTCGCCGACGCGTCGCCCGGCGAGGTGTGCGCGTATTGCGGGTCGCCGGCGAAAGTCAAAGCATACTTTGCCCGCTCGTACTAG
- the ispG gene encoding flavodoxin-dependent (E)-4-hydroxy-3-methylbut-2-enyl-diphosphate synthase: MALPPVPEWTGVQERNPSPPALPPRRKTRSVKVGSLVIGGDAPVSVQSMTTTKTDDWAATLEQVHQLAEAGCEIVRISVPDAKAAAVCRKIKDGAGVPLVADIHFDHRFALAAIEAGWDKLRLNPGNIRDPQKVREVVRAAKDRGMPIRIGVNMGSLAPDIVETLGRTPAGMVESAMRHIRILEELEFGDIVVSLKSHDVRSTVTAYRMMADKVDYPFHLGITEAGTLRTGTVKSSVGLGMLLAEGIGDTIRVSLAADPVEEVPVCWEILKSLGIRERGVEITACPSCGRVQVDILKLAEAVERITAEYRAPVKVAVMGCAVNGPGEASMADVGIAGGRGMGLLYRDGVKVRSLPEAQLLDGLREEIEKVIAERYPDYQ; encoded by the coding sequence ATGGCGCTGCCTCCGGTGCCCGAATGGACCGGCGTCCAAGAGCGCAATCCTAGTCCGCCCGCGCTGCCGCCTCGACGCAAGACGCGTTCCGTCAAAGTCGGCTCGTTGGTGATCGGCGGCGACGCGCCCGTCTCCGTCCAGTCGATGACGACGACGAAGACCGACGACTGGGCGGCGACGCTCGAACAAGTGCATCAGCTCGCCGAAGCGGGTTGCGAGATCGTGCGCATCTCGGTGCCGGACGCAAAAGCCGCTGCGGTGTGCCGCAAGATCAAGGACGGCGCAGGCGTTCCGCTCGTCGCCGACATCCACTTCGATCATCGCTTCGCGCTGGCCGCGATCGAGGCGGGTTGGGATAAGCTTCGGCTCAACCCCGGCAACATCCGCGATCCGCAGAAGGTCCGCGAAGTCGTCCGCGCGGCGAAAGATCGCGGCATGCCGATACGCATCGGCGTCAACATGGGATCGCTCGCTCCCGACATCGTCGAGACGCTCGGACGGACGCCGGCGGGCATGGTCGAGTCGGCCATGCGGCACATCAGGATTCTCGAGGAGCTCGAGTTCGGCGATATCGTCGTGTCGCTGAAGTCGCACGACGTGCGATCGACCGTCACTGCATATCGCATGATGGCGGATAAAGTCGACTATCCGTTCCACCTCGGCATAACGGAAGCGGGAACGCTGCGCACGGGCACCGTGAAGAGCAGCGTCGGGCTCGGAATGCTGCTCGCCGAAGGCATCGGCGACACGATTCGCGTGTCGCTCGCGGCGGATCCGGTCGAAGAGGTGCCCGTCTGCTGGGAGATACTCAAGTCGCTCGGCATCCGGGAGCGCGGCGTCGAGATCACGGCTTGTCCGTCGTGCGGTCGCGTCCAGGTCGACATCCTCAAGCTCGCGGAAGCGGTCGAGCGCATCACCGCCGAGTACCGGGCGCCGGTCAAGGTCGCGGTCATGGGATGCGCGGTCAACGGTCCGGGCGAAGCGTCGATGGCCGATGTCGGCATCGCCGGCGGGCGCGGGATGGGCTTGCTCTATCGCGACGGCGTCAAGGTGCGCTCGCTTCCGGAGGCGCAGCTGCTCGACGGTCTGCGCGAAGAGATCGAGAAGGTCATCGCCGAGCGATACCCGGACTACCAATGA